One window of the Deinococcus radiopugnans ATCC 19172 genome contains the following:
- a CDS encoding dihydrofolate reductase family protein has protein sequence MGLLTFSLNVTLDGCVDHQEGVADDETHAFFTRLMEESGAMLWGRITYELMERDWPAVARGDVEAPPAIRDWAVKLEAKPKYVVSSTRTHFPWANSHHLTGDLRTGVQRLKDATPAGVLLGSGTLATELDRLELIDDYQLLVHPRIAGHGPTLYQGGLPRARRLELVSAQPLRNGAVALHYRRER, from the coding sequence ATGGGACTCTTGACCTTCAGCCTCAACGTAACCCTGGACGGCTGCGTCGACCATCAGGAGGGCGTCGCGGACGACGAGACGCACGCGTTCTTCACCCGCCTGATGGAGGAGAGCGGGGCGATGCTGTGGGGCCGCATCACCTACGAGCTGATGGAGCGTGACTGGCCGGCGGTGGCTCGCGGTGACGTGGAGGCGCCGCCAGCGATCCGCGATTGGGCCGTCAAGTTGGAGGCCAAACCGAAGTACGTGGTGTCGTCGACGCGAACGCACTTCCCGTGGGCCAACAGCCACCACCTCACCGGCGACCTGCGAACAGGCGTCCAGAGACTCAAGGACGCGACGCCGGCCGGTGTGCTCCTGGGCAGCGGCACCCTCGCCACCGAGCTGGACCGGCTGGAGCTGATCGACGACTATCAGCTGCTTGTGCATCCCAGGATCGCCGGCCACGGCCCCACCCTGTACCAGGGCGGGCTGCCCCGTGCGCGACGGCTCGAGCTGGTCTCGGCGCAGCCGCTCCGCAACGGCGCGGTCGCCCTGCACTATCGGCGCGAGCGCTGA